A genomic window from Martelella lutilitoris includes:
- the ribB gene encoding 3,4-dihydroxy-2-butanone-4-phosphate synthase, with amino-acid sequence MTRMERNLTASSVEKAIETLKSGGMVLLVDDEGRENEGDVVVAADFATPAAVNFMAKHARGLICLTLTGKQVDRLGLKPMVADNRARHSTAFTVSIEAAEGITTGISAAERALTIAAAANPQATSADIVSPGHMFPLRAADGGVLARDGHTEGAVDLARLAGLNPAAVICEVMRDDGEMARRPDLEVFAKTHDMPLLTIRELAEYRLRTEILVEEVARASLPTAVAGFEAHAFRSLIDGTEHLALVKGPLGDRPLVRVHSECLTGDVFGSLRCDCGEQLQQAMTLIGAEGGVIVYLKGQEGRGIGLANKIRAYELQQQGLDTHAANVALGLPADARDYHAAAHILKSLGIARLRLLSNNPEKPEALEKAGLHVEKRVPLITASNPFNETYLSAKREKFGHLLP; translated from the coding sequence ATGACAAGAATGGAACGCAATCTGACCGCCTCTTCCGTCGAGAAGGCGATCGAAACCCTGAAATCCGGCGGCATGGTGCTGCTGGTTGACGACGAGGGCCGCGAGAACGAGGGCGACGTCGTCGTTGCCGCCGACTTCGCCACGCCGGCGGCCGTCAACTTCATGGCCAAACACGCCCGCGGGCTGATCTGTCTGACGCTGACCGGCAAGCAGGTCGACCGGCTCGGCCTGAAGCCGATGGTGGCCGACAACCGTGCCCGGCATTCCACGGCCTTTACCGTCTCGATCGAGGCGGCCGAGGGAATCACCACCGGCATTTCGGCGGCCGAGCGCGCCTTGACCATTGCCGCCGCCGCCAATCCGCAAGCGACGTCCGCCGACATCGTTTCGCCCGGCCACATGTTTCCGCTGCGCGCGGCGGACGGCGGGGTGCTTGCCCGCGACGGGCACACGGAAGGTGCCGTCGATCTCGCCCGCCTTGCCGGCCTCAATCCGGCGGCCGTGATCTGCGAAGTGATGCGCGATGACGGCGAAATGGCCCGCCGGCCCGATCTCGAGGTCTTCGCTAAAACCCACGACATGCCGCTTCTGACGATCCGGGAGCTCGCCGAATACCGGCTGCGCACCGAAATCCTGGTCGAGGAGGTTGCCCGGGCGTCGCTGCCGACCGCGGTTGCCGGTTTTGAGGCGCATGCCTTCAGGAGCCTGATCGACGGGACGGAGCATCTGGCGCTGGTCAAGGGGCCGCTCGGAGACCGGCCGCTGGTGCGCGTCCACTCCGAATGCCTGACCGGCGATGTCTTCGGGTCGCTGCGCTGTGACTGCGGAGAACAGCTTCAGCAGGCGATGACGCTGATCGGCGCGGAGGGCGGCGTGATTGTCTATCTGAAGGGCCAGGAAGGGCGCGGTATCGGCCTTGCCAACAAGATCCGCGCTTATGAACTGCAGCAGCAAGGCCTCGACACTCATGCCGCCAACGTCGCGCTCGGCCTGCCGGCGGATGCCCGCGACTATCATGCCGCGGCCCATATCCTGAAAAGCCTGGGCATCGCGCGTCTCAGGCTTCTCAGCAACAATCCGGAAAAACCCGAGGCGCTCGAAAAGGCAGGCCTGCATGTCGAGAAGCGCGTGCCGCTGATTACCGCCTCGAACCCCTTCAACGAAACCTATCTTTCGGCAAAGCGCGAGAAATTCGGCCATCTCCTGCCGTGA
- a CDS encoding DUF1428 domain-containing protein, whose translation MTYVDGFLAPVPVNNREAYYALCQKAAAKFKAHGALSYVECWEEDVPDGKVTSFNMALKKEEGEAVVFSWVVWPSKDIRNAAWGALMNDPEMTEMPFDGSRMIYGGFDLFFSENGPVAMTGETG comes from the coding sequence ATGACCTATGTGGACGGTTTCCTGGCCCCGGTGCCGGTGAACAACAGAGAGGCCTATTACGCCTTGTGCCAGAAGGCGGCGGCGAAGTTCAAGGCGCATGGCGCGCTTTCCTACGTCGAGTGCTGGGAAGAGGATGTGCCGGACGGCAAGGTGACTTCGTTCAACATGGCCTTGAAGAAGGAAGAGGGCGAGGCCGTGGTGTTCAGCTGGGTCGTCTGGCCGTCGAAGGATATCCGCAACGCAGCCTGGGGCGCGCTGATGAACGATCCGGAGATGACCGAAATGCCGTTTGACGGGTCGCGGATGATCTATGGCGGGTTCGACCTCTTCTTCTCCGAAAACGGGCCCGTCGCAATGACGGGCGAGACCGGGTGA
- a CDS encoding GntR family transcriptional regulator, translating into MLPETIATKIAPGAPVGSQLHGILRELIIHNELPPGSRLSESELAARFAVSRQPVREAFIKLSEEGLLEIRPQRGTFVRRISQAAVMDARFVREAIEADIVKLLAEKPDAGLVEELRLQLQEQREAATTDADRFITLDELFHKTLADAAGKARAWALIEGLKVQMDRVRYLSLLRFPMVKLTAQHTAIVDAIGAGDPKAAERAVRGHLREILSDLPEIFEEKPEFFDPPGR; encoded by the coding sequence ATGCTGCCAGAAACAATCGCCACAAAGATTGCACCGGGCGCACCAGTCGGGTCGCAACTGCACGGCATTTTGCGTGAGCTGATCATCCACAATGAGTTGCCTCCGGGCTCGCGCCTTTCGGAATCGGAACTGGCGGCCCGCTTTGCTGTCAGCCGCCAGCCGGTGCGCGAGGCGTTCATCAAGCTCTCCGAGGAAGGCCTGCTGGAAATCCGTCCGCAGCGCGGCACCTTCGTGCGCCGCATTTCGCAGGCGGCGGTAATGGACGCCCGCTTCGTGCGCGAGGCGATCGAGGCAGACATCGTCAAACTCCTCGCCGAAAAGCCCGATGCCGGGCTCGTCGAGGAACTGAGATTGCAGCTTCAGGAGCAGAGAGAGGCGGCGACCACGGATGCCGACCGCTTCATCACGCTCGACGAGCTGTTTCACAAGACCCTTGCCGATGCCGCCGGCAAGGCAAGGGCCTGGGCGCTTATCGAGGGGCTGAAAGTGCAGATGGACCGGGTTCGCTACCTGAGCCTTCTGCGCTTCCCCATGGTCAAGCTGACCGCCCAGCACACAGCCATTGTCGACGCCATCGGCGCCGGCGATCCTAAGGCCGCCGAACGCGCCGTTCGCGGCCACCTCAGGGAGATCCTCAGCGATCTTCCGGAAATCTTCGAAGAAAAGCCTGAGTTTTTCGACCCACCGGGGCGTTAG
- a CDS encoding TRAP transporter small permease, translating into MPGFLAKIEFVAGAILLAVITFLVFIAATMRFFGHPLIWSVDLAQLLFIWLCFIGATRAMRERGHLGVDYLVRPFPYRYRLALETALSVLFVSFLLLLAVEGYDLTMLNKERQFGDSGLSYAWVTIAVPAGCVMLTISIIGNLVQAWRSAKGERMLVFTRTAAEEEAVIETGAAE; encoded by the coding sequence ATGCCCGGTTTCCTCGCAAAAATCGAATTCGTCGCCGGCGCGATCCTGCTCGCTGTGATCACATTTCTGGTGTTCATCGCCGCGACCATGCGCTTCTTCGGCCATCCGCTGATCTGGTCGGTCGACCTGGCGCAGCTTCTGTTCATCTGGCTGTGCTTCATCGGCGCAACCCGCGCCATGCGCGAACGCGGGCATCTCGGCGTGGACTATCTCGTCCGCCCCTTCCCCTATCGCTACCGGCTCGCGCTTGAAACTGCCCTTTCAGTCCTTTTTGTCTCCTTTCTGCTGCTTCTGGCGGTCGAGGGCTATGATCTGACCATGCTCAACAAGGAACGCCAGTTCGGCGATTCGGGTCTTTCCTATGCCTGGGTCACGATCGCCGTTCCCGCCGGCTGCGTCATGCTGACGATCTCGATCATCGGCAATCTGGTCCAGGCATGGCGAAGCGCGAAGGGCGAGCGAATGCTCGTCTTCACCCGGACCGCCGCCGAGGAAGAAGCGGTCATCGAAACCGGCGCGGCGGAGTAA
- a CDS encoding C4-dicarboxylate TRAP transporter substrate-binding protein, giving the protein MTHFSKLGSIALAGLAASLLAGSALAADYTLNVNTALATNDPLYKGLEAFRDNVAEASDGALEVRLFPNSQLGPDEDVLEQARAGAPVAVVVDGGRLAVFVNEFGVLGAPYLANGYEGIRKVVTSDMFDGWAEKLHNDAGLDVLSFNWWQGERHLLTKKPINGPDDLSGVRMRTPGAPVWTGTIEAMGATPTPMPWGEVYSAISSNVIDGAEAQLPAVVGAKLDEVITNITLTGHINLITGLITSAAWVDSLPENLQTVLHEEALKAGDIASYGTQDALASLQQQLIDNGVAVEEIDVAPFKEATAVVYDDLGYGDLRDQLQAIAAQ; this is encoded by the coding sequence ATGACGCATTTTTCCAAACTGGGCAGCATCGCGCTTGCGGGTCTCGCCGCAAGCCTTCTCGCCGGATCGGCCCTTGCCGCCGATTACACACTGAACGTCAATACGGCGCTCGCCACCAACGATCCGCTCTACAAGGGCCTTGAAGCTTTCCGCGACAATGTCGCCGAAGCCTCCGACGGCGCGCTTGAAGTCCGCCTGTTCCCGAACTCGCAGCTCGGCCCCGATGAGGACGTGCTCGAACAGGCCCGCGCCGGCGCGCCAGTCGCCGTCGTCGTCGATGGCGGTCGCCTCGCCGTCTTCGTCAACGAGTTCGGCGTCCTTGGCGCGCCGTATCTCGCCAATGGCTATGAGGGCATCCGCAAGGTCGTCACCTCGGACATGTTCGACGGCTGGGCCGAAAAGCTCCATAACGATGCCGGCCTCGATGTCCTGAGCTTCAACTGGTGGCAGGGTGAGCGTCACCTTCTGACCAAGAAGCCGATCAACGGGCCGGATGACCTTTCCGGCGTGCGCATGCGCACCCCCGGCGCGCCGGTCTGGACCGGAACGATCGAGGCCATGGGCGCGACGCCGACCCCGATGCCCTGGGGCGAGGTCTATTCGGCGATCTCCTCCAACGTCATCGACGGCGCAGAAGCCCAGCTTCCCGCCGTTGTCGGCGCCAAGCTCGACGAGGTGATCACCAACATCACGCTCACCGGCCATATCAACCTGATCACCGGTCTGATTACGTCCGCCGCCTGGGTCGATTCGCTGCCGGAAAACCTGCAGACGGTCCTGCATGAGGAAGCGCTGAAGGCCGGCGACATCGCCTCCTACGGCACGCAGGACGCACTGGCGAGCCTGCAGCAGCAGCTGATCGACAATGGCGTCGCTGTCGAGGAAATCGACGTCGCGCCGTTCAAGGAAGCCACCGCCGTCGTCTATGACGACCTCGGTTATGGCGATCTGCGCGACCAGCTTCAGGCCATCGCCGCGCAGTAG
- a CDS encoding putative bifunctional diguanylate cyclase/phosphodiesterase, which translates to MNNKRQVKSRSRFLLTRAAPALGLTLLIGLGVLALLNWAGKEADKASHERQARLVRLVISQLQSEVAHDQESATVWDDAVIEVRAGNFTWIDENLGTWMHDYFGFDGVYILDSSDRALYAFTDGAMASQYAYDAIQSEVEPLAEELRAKLIAGDDGQINELDLTPGVSDLAVIREHPAVVSIKPIVPHSEFVQQEPGQEYLHVAIRFLDGSLIEELQNDYMFEALHFSWTPDGSNQPLTTSEGRTIGYFVWQPYRPGSAVMARVIPVLIVLIVIALAAITIFLTIHDSRSRRLEESEERIRHLALHDPLTDLPNRLSFNENVDRRLAERPVAPLALLYLDLDRFKQVNDTLGHPAGDALIREFALRLQAIVRRDDLVARVGGDEFTVMLNGKGGDEEIGALCRRMVEAAREPFHIAGNTVFLGVSIGAAIFPRDGADRVNLQRKADVALYYSKIAGRGRCSFFSDAMDKTLGLRRRTEMDLRTALLGQNQLSVYYQPVQSALTRRIVGCEALLRWHHPEIGWVSPELFIPIAEEAGLIEDIGRFALTKACAAAAKWPGLSIAVNVSGVELSDPAYAGKVEQVLLSSGLAPARLELEITESVATEVTGAVAENLVALRERGVRIAIDDFGTGFSSLGRLKSLNVDRIKIDRCFVEGLKENAKSKADDKAIIRAIIDLAHARNLRTTAEGVETRAQDDALTAMGCDELQGFLYARPMPLKDMDLLLGIHRNATGRGTAASDGTDSGASV; encoded by the coding sequence ATGAATAACAAAAGACAGGTAAAAAGCCGCTCTCGGTTTCTCCTGACGCGCGCAGCGCCCGCCCTGGGGCTCACGCTGCTGATCGGCCTCGGCGTTCTCGCCCTGCTGAACTGGGCCGGGAAGGAGGCGGATAAGGCGTCCCATGAACGGCAGGCGCGGCTCGTCCGGCTCGTGATCTCCCAGTTGCAGTCCGAAGTGGCCCATGACCAGGAAAGCGCGACGGTCTGGGACGATGCGGTCATCGAGGTCCGTGCCGGCAATTTCACCTGGATCGACGAAAATCTCGGCACCTGGATGCACGACTATTTCGGCTTTGACGGCGTCTATATCCTCGACTCTTCCGACCGGGCGCTTTACGCCTTCACCGATGGCGCCATGGCGAGCCAGTACGCCTATGACGCCATTCAAAGCGAGGTCGAGCCCCTTGCCGAAGAACTTCGGGCCAAGCTGATCGCCGGCGACGACGGCCAGATCAACGAACTGGACCTGACACCGGGCGTCTCCGATCTGGCCGTGATCAGAGAGCATCCCGCCGTGGTCAGCATCAAGCCGATCGTTCCCCATTCCGAATTCGTGCAACAGGAGCCGGGCCAGGAATATCTTCATGTCGCCATCCGGTTTCTCGACGGCAGCCTGATCGAGGAGCTCCAGAACGATTACATGTTCGAGGCCCTCCACTTTTCATGGACGCCGGACGGCTCCAACCAGCCACTCACAACCAGCGAAGGCAGAACGATCGGCTATTTCGTCTGGCAGCCCTACCGGCCCGGATCCGCGGTCATGGCGCGCGTGATACCGGTGCTGATCGTCCTCATCGTTATCGCGCTCGCCGCGATTACGATCTTCCTGACGATCCATGACAGCCGGTCGCGCAGACTTGAGGAAAGCGAGGAACGCATCCGTCACCTGGCGCTGCATGACCCGTTGACCGACCTCCCCAACCGGCTGTCCTTCAACGAGAACGTCGACCGTCGCCTGGCCGAGAGGCCGGTCGCACCACTGGCGCTTCTCTACCTCGATCTCGACAGGTTCAAGCAGGTCAATGATACGCTCGGCCATCCGGCGGGCGACGCGCTGATCAGGGAATTCGCCCTGAGGCTGCAGGCGATCGTTCGACGCGACGACCTTGTCGCCCGCGTCGGCGGAGACGAATTCACCGTCATGCTGAACGGAAAGGGCGGCGACGAGGAGATCGGCGCGCTCTGCCGGCGCATGGTGGAAGCCGCGCGCGAACCGTTCCATATTGCGGGAAATACGGTTTTCCTCGGCGTCAGCATCGGCGCCGCAATTTTCCCGCGCGACGGGGCTGACCGCGTCAACCTGCAGCGCAAGGCGGACGTGGCACTCTACTATTCGAAGATCGCCGGCCGGGGGCGCTGTTCCTTTTTCTCCGACGCGATGGACAAGACGCTGGGCCTGCGGCGAAGAACCGAGATGGATCTGAGAACCGCGCTCCTCGGCCAGAATCAGCTCTCGGTCTATTACCAGCCGGTCCAGTCCGCGCTCACGCGCCGGATCGTCGGCTGCGAGGCGCTGCTGCGCTGGCACCATCCGGAGATCGGATGGGTATCGCCGGAACTGTTCATTCCGATTGCCGAGGAAGCCGGGCTGATCGAGGATATCGGCCGGTTCGCGCTGACGAAGGCATGCGCGGCCGCGGCGAAGTGGCCTGGCCTTTCGATCGCCGTCAATGTATCGGGCGTCGAACTCTCCGATCCTGCCTATGCCGGAAAGGTCGAGCAGGTCCTGCTCTCAAGCGGGCTCGCGCCGGCGAGGCTCGAACTCGAGATCACCGAGTCCGTGGCGACCGAGGTAACAGGGGCCGTGGCCGAAAACCTGGTTGCGCTGCGCGAGCGCGGCGTGCGCATCGCCATCGATGATTTCGGCACGGGCTTCTCATCGCTTGGTCGCCTGAAGTCGCTGAATGTCGACAGGATCAAGATCGACAGGTGCTTCGTCGAGGGCTTGAAGGAAAACGCCAAGAGCAAGGCCGATGACAAGGCCATCATTCGCGCGATCATCGATCTTGCCCACGCCCGGAACCTGCGGACCACGGCAGAAGGCGTGGAGACGCGCGCGCAGGACGATGCGCTGACCGCGATGGGATGCGACGAACTCCAGGGGTTCCTCTACGCAAGGCCGATGCCGCTCAAGGACATGGACCTGCTGCTCGGCATTCATCGCAACGCGACGGGACGCGGCACGGCCGCCTCAGACGGAACGGATTCCGGCGCGTCTGTTTAA
- the uxuA gene encoding mannonate dehydratase yields the protein MRQTWRWFGPLDRVSIDDMLQAGVEGVVTALHHVATGAVWTPEEIAGRQRELSVMADGSPSGLKWEVVESLPVSEEIKKQKGEWRAHIDNYKVSLRNLAAAGIETICYNFMPVLDWTRTDLAFRLPTGATCMRFDYADFAAFDIHILKREGAAEDFPEDIREEAARRFASMDEERRQALAKNIVFGLPGAAESFTLEDVRHHLAEYAAMSPDGLRSNFIAFLEEVAPVAEKLGLRLCCHPDDPPFGLLGLPRVMSTEADYKAMMEAVDIPANGITLCSGSLGARPDNDLPGMMERLGDRVHFLHLRNVHRETGDIKGSFYESEHLGGDTDMVALVAAALAEEKRRREAGRTDWNIPFRPDHGLDILDDLNRKAQPGYPAIGRLKGLAELRGIAAALSR from the coding sequence ATGAGGCAGACGTGGCGCTGGTTCGGGCCTTTGGACCGCGTGTCGATCGATGACATGCTGCAAGCGGGTGTCGAGGGCGTCGTGACCGCGCTCCATCATGTGGCCACCGGCGCGGTCTGGACGCCGGAAGAGATTGCCGGACGTCAGCGTGAGCTGTCCGTCATGGCCGACGGAAGCCCCTCCGGCCTCAAATGGGAGGTGGTCGAAAGTCTGCCGGTTTCTGAAGAGATCAAGAAACAGAAAGGCGAGTGGCGCGCGCATATCGACAACTACAAGGTCAGCCTCCGGAACCTCGCCGCCGCCGGGATCGAGACGATCTGCTACAATTTCATGCCGGTGCTGGACTGGACCCGCACCGATCTCGCCTTTCGCCTGCCGACGGGGGCGACATGCATGCGGTTCGACTATGCCGATTTCGCCGCCTTCGACATTCACATCCTCAAGCGCGAAGGGGCGGCGGAAGACTTTCCCGAGGATATCCGCGAGGAGGCCGCGCGCCGATTTGCCAGTATGGATGAAGAGCGCCGGCAGGCGCTTGCGAAGAACATCGTCTTCGGTCTGCCGGGGGCTGCCGAGAGTTTTACGCTGGAAGATGTCCGCCATCATCTCGCAGAATATGCCGCGATGTCGCCGGACGGGCTGCGTAGCAACTTCATCGCCTTCCTTGAAGAGGTCGCGCCCGTTGCCGAGAAACTCGGTCTCAGGCTTTGCTGCCATCCGGATGATCCGCCCTTCGGCCTGCTCGGCCTGCCGCGCGTGATGTCGACGGAAGCCGACTACAAGGCGATGATGGAGGCGGTCGATATCCCGGCAAACGGGATCACGCTGTGTTCCGGTTCGCTTGGCGCGCGGCCTGACAACGACCTGCCAGGCATGATGGAGCGGTTGGGGGACAGGGTGCATTTCCTGCATCTGCGCAATGTTCACCGCGAGACCGGCGACATCAAGGGATCGTTCTACGAATCGGAACATCTGGGCGGCGACACCGACATGGTGGCGCTCGTTGCCGCAGCACTTGCGGAGGAGAAGCGGCGCCGCGAGGCGGGGCGGACCGACTGGAACATTCCGTTCCGTCCCGATCACGGCCTCGACATTCTCGACGACCTGAACCGAAAGGCCCAGCCGGGCTATCCGGCGATCGGCCGCCTGAAAGGGCTTGCCGAGCTGCGCGGCATCGCCGCCGCCCTCAGCCGCTGA
- a CDS encoding MarR family winged helix-turn-helix transcriptional regulator has translation MRESLPLSVTLEVRDRCLCLYLQRAARAVGRHFDEVLRPLGLTNGQYSLLMALNRPEPPRIAEVAMVLAMDRTTLTASVKPLERRGLLKSFQDPEDKRVRRLKLTEAGLDLLERAVPVWRETHDRLDAVVVDDLPRLRENLLALTFALPEDDVSG, from the coding sequence ATGCGCGAAAGTCTACCCCTGTCCGTAACGCTCGAGGTTCGTGACCGCTGCCTGTGCCTCTACCTGCAGCGGGCGGCACGGGCGGTTGGCCGGCATTTCGACGAGGTGCTGCGCCCGCTCGGCCTGACGAACGGTCAATATTCGCTGCTGATGGCGCTGAACCGGCCCGAGCCGCCGCGGATCGCCGAAGTGGCGATGGTGCTCGCCATGGACCGCACCACATTGACGGCGAGCGTCAAGCCGCTGGAGCGGCGCGGCCTGCTGAAGAGTTTCCAGGACCCCGAGGACAAGCGCGTCAGGCGGCTGAAGCTGACGGAGGCGGGACTGGATCTGCTCGAGCGCGCCGTGCCGGTCTGGCGCGAGACCCATGACCGGCTCGATGCGGTGGTGGTCGATGACCTGCCCCGGCTGCGCGAAAACCTGCTCGCGCTGACTTTCGCGCTGCCGGAGGATGACGTCAGCGGCTGA
- the ribH gene encoding 6,7-dimethyl-8-ribityllumazine synthase, with the protein MSHRIAIVISRFNEKVTSGLLNGAKAELAERGVTLAETDIFDVPGAFEAPLVARKLAKSGNYDGIVCIGAVIKGETAHFEYISEAAAHGLMQVQLETGMPVSFGILTTYTAIQAFERSADDEHNKGREAAAACVEALEALAKA; encoded by the coding sequence GTGTCCCACCGTATCGCCATCGTCATCTCCCGTTTCAACGAGAAGGTCACCAGCGGCCTTCTGAACGGCGCAAAGGCCGAGCTTGCCGAGCGCGGCGTCACGCTCGCCGAGACCGATATATTTGACGTGCCGGGCGCTTTCGAGGCGCCGCTGGTCGCCAGGAAGCTTGCCAAAAGCGGAAACTATGACGGCATCGTGTGCATCGGCGCGGTCATCAAGGGCGAGACGGCCCATTTCGAATACATCTCGGAGGCCGCCGCCCACGGGCTGATGCAGGTTCAGCTTGAGACCGGCATGCCGGTCTCCTTCGGCATCCTGACCACTTATACCGCGATCCAGGCCTTCGAGCGCTCCGCCGATGACGAACACAACAAGGGCCGCGAGGCGGCGGCCGCCTGCGTTGAGGCGCTGGAGGCGCTGGCAAAGGCCTGA
- the ribD gene encoding bifunctional diaminohydroxyphosphoribosylaminopyrimidine deaminase/5-amino-6-(5-phosphoribosylamino)uracil reductase RibD: MGIHPATDSLNAAVLAAAMTRALDGAQRFAGATAPNPPVGCVLLDAGGMVIAEGFHRKAGMPHAEAEAIAAARAAGVADRIHTVVVTLEPCNHHGRTPPCADAILATSARRVVIGWPDPNPAVVGGGAARLAGAGLSVTFAADLPDGRSRKLALRASRLVAPFTKRAFTGLPWVTVKQALDETGGMAPPAGAKTFTSAASLTLAHRLRRRADAILTGSGTVLADNPQLTVRRVRDFPGKERVLAILDRRGRVPEAYMAEAGARGFSIIRPGTLEEALVELGRRGVLEVLVEAGPSLAASMLDGGLWDEHVVIQKGHPDRVRIVHRNPEFDETDEADFLPGEEE; the protein is encoded by the coding sequence ATGGGCATTCACCCCGCCACAGACAGTTTGAATGCGGCCGTTCTTGCGGCGGCGATGACGCGCGCACTGGATGGGGCGCAACGCTTTGCCGGGGCGACGGCGCCCAACCCGCCGGTCGGCTGCGTGCTGCTCGATGCAGGCGGCATGGTGATTGCGGAGGGCTTTCACAGAAAGGCCGGCATGCCGCATGCGGAAGCGGAAGCGATCGCTGCCGCGCGCGCGGCGGGCGTTGCCGACCGCATCCACACCGTCGTCGTCACGCTCGAACCGTGCAATCATCACGGCCGCACGCCGCCCTGCGCCGATGCCATTCTGGCAACGTCTGCCCGGCGCGTCGTCATCGGTTGGCCGGACCCGAACCCCGCGGTCGTCGGCGGCGGGGCCGCGCGCCTTGCCGGCGCCGGGCTTTCCGTCACCTTCGCGGCCGATTTGCCGGATGGCCGCTCCCGAAAACTCGCGCTTCGCGCCAGCCGGCTGGTCGCGCCCTTTACCAAACGCGCGTTCACGGGTCTGCCCTGGGTGACCGTAAAACAGGCGCTCGACGAGACGGGCGGCATGGCGCCGCCTGCCGGCGCGAAGACCTTTACCTCGGCCGCCTCGCTCACGCTTGCCCACCGCCTGCGCCGCCGCGCCGACGCGATCCTCACCGGTTCCGGCACCGTCCTTGCCGACAACCCACAACTCACCGTCCGGCGCGTGCGCGATTTTCCCGGCAAGGAGCGCGTCCTCGCCATTCTCGACCGGCGTGGCCGTGTGCCGGAGGCCTATATGGCCGAGGCCGGCGCGCGTGGCTTTTCCATCATCCGGCCCGGGACGCTGGAAGAGGCGCTCGTTGAACTTGGACGTCGCGGCGTGCTGGAAGTGCTGGTGGAAGCCGGCCCTTCGCTGGCTGCGTCCATGCTCGACGGCGGTCTCTGGGACGAACATGTTGTCATCCAGAAGGGCCATCCCGACCGCGTGCGCATCGTCCATCGCAATCCCGAATTTGACGAAACGGACGAGGCGGATTTTCTGCCCGGAGAAGAAGAATGA
- a CDS encoding TRAP transporter large permease has translation MALIGIVFFALMLLGAPIAFAIGISGFTFFLTSDIMPVSIGVQKIATVSQSFPLLAVPFFVLAGHLMNESGITDRLFTFSKVAVGWMAGGLAQVSIILSTLMGGVSGSAVADAAMEARVLGPQMISNGYSKGYSSAVIAISSLITSTIPPSIGLILYGYVGQVSIGRLFMAGIVPGILMMTFLMVAAWLVARKRGYVMKEMRKPTARELGAAAWGAKWALLFPVLLIGSIRGGLFTPSEVGAFAVVYAILIGVFAHRVMTFEAIKRAFGHAISDIGLIMLIILMSGMVGFAIIFLQVPQSVAGFMLESLANPVLIVAVILIGLFIAGLFFESTILVLLLTPILVPVVVKAGVDPVHFGILMMTIVTFGSMTPPVGVAMFTVCSLLDTKVEEYVRESLPFIAAVFALICLLLFVPGIVLFLPNLMYGG, from the coding sequence ATGGCCCTTATCGGTATTGTCTTCTTTGCGCTGATGCTGCTTGGCGCGCCCATTGCCTTCGCCATCGGCATTTCGGGCTTCACCTTCTTCCTGACCTCCGACATCATGCCGGTGTCGATCGGCGTGCAGAAGATCGCCACCGTTTCCCAGAGCTTTCCGCTTCTGGCGGTGCCCTTCTTCGTGCTTGCCGGCCACCTGATGAACGAGAGCGGCATCACCGACCGGCTGTTCACCTTCTCCAAGGTCGCCGTCGGCTGGATGGCGGGCGGCCTCGCCCAGGTCTCGATCATCCTTTCCACCCTGATGGGCGGCGTGTCCGGCTCCGCGGTCGCCGATGCGGCCATGGAAGCGCGCGTGCTCGGCCCGCAGATGATCTCGAACGGCTATTCCAAGGGCTACTCCTCCGCCGTCATCGCGATCTCCTCGCTGATCACCTCGACCATTCCGCCGTCGATCGGCCTCATCCTCTACGGTTATGTCGGCCAGGTCTCGATCGGCCGCCTGTTCATGGCCGGCATCGTTCCCGGCATCCTGATGATGACCTTCCTGATGGTCGCCGCCTGGCTTGTTGCCCGCAAGCGCGGTTATGTCATGAAGGAAATGCGCAAGCCGACCGCGCGCGAACTGGGCGCCGCGGCATGGGGCGCCAAATGGGCGCTGCTCTTTCCCGTGCTCCTGATCGGCTCGATCCGCGGCGGGCTGTTCACGCCGTCGGAAGTCGGCGCCTTTGCCGTGGTTTACGCGATCCTGATCGGCGTCTTCGCCCACCGGGTGATGACCTTCGAGGCGATCAAGCGCGCCTTCGGTCACGCCATCTCGGACATCGGCCTGATCATGCTGATCATCCTGATGTCGGGCATGGTCGGCTTTGCCATCATCTTCCTGCAGGTGCCGCAGTCGGTTGCCGGCTTCATGCTGGAAAGCCTCGCCAATCCGGTGCTGATCGTCGCCGTCATTCTGATCGGCCTGTTCATTGCCGGCCTGTTCTTCGAAAGCACGATCCTGGTGCTGCTGCTGACGCCGATCCTCGTGCCCGTGGTCGTCAAGGCAGGCGTCGATCCGGTCCATTTCGGCATCCTGATGATGACCATCGTCACCTTCGGCTCGATGACGCCGCCGGTCGGCGTGGCGATGTTCACGGTCTGCAGCCTGCTCGACACCAAGGTGGAGGAATATGTGAGGGAATCGCTCCCCTTCATCGCCGCCGTCTTCGCGCTCATCTGCCTGCTGCTGTTCGTGCCGGGGATCGTCCTGTTCCTCCCGAACCTCATGTATGGCGGATAG